A part of Methanorbis furvi genomic DNA contains:
- the npdG gene encoding NADPH-dependent F420 reductase gives MFIEDVNKMKVGIMGGTGNIGEGLARRICLGGKYDVVIGSRETSKAEVAADGVVCCLKENKCTLTTCSGATNADVCDCDIIIMSLPFDKLESTIETIGKSKFENKIVVSLINPMIRNPKEKYFLPDCPTEGSAALALKKLLPESAKICTGFNNVAAGKWMQLEEELDYSVVVCGDDADAKKRVMDLVSSVSKLQPLNGGPLAVSGIIESITPLVITLAMNNGLKDVGVYFR, from the coding sequence ATGTTCATTGAGGATGTAAACAAAATGAAAGTAGGAATAATGGGTGGAACCGGTAATATCGGCGAAGGTCTTGCACGCAGAATTTGTCTAGGAGGCAAATACGATGTGGTGATAGGATCACGCGAAACGTCAAAAGCTGAAGTCGCAGCAGACGGTGTTGTGTGTTGTTTAAAGGAAAACAAATGCACTCTTACCACATGCTCCGGCGCGACAAACGCTGATGTGTGCGACTGTGACATAATAATCATGTCACTTCCATTTGACAAGTTAGAATCGACCATTGAAACCATTGGAAAATCAAAATTTGAGAACAAAATTGTCGTATCTTTAATAAATCCTATGATTCGAAACCCAAAAGAGAAGTATTTCCTTCCAGACTGTCCTACAGAGGGCTCGGCAGCACTTGCTCTGAAAAAACTGTTACCTGAATCTGCTAAGATTTGTACTGGATTCAACAATGTTGCAGCAGGAAAATGGATGCAGTTGGAAGAGGAGTTAGACTACAGTGTTGTTGTCTGTGGGGACGACGCAGATGCAAAGAAGAGGGTAATGGATCTTGTTTCAAGTGTATCCAAACTTCAGCCGTTAAATGGCGGACCACTTGCTGTTTCAGGGATTATCGAAAGTATCACACCACTGGTGATAACCCTTGCAATGAACAATGGTCTAAAGGACGTGGGTGTTTACTTTAGATAG
- a CDS encoding protease inhibitor I42 family protein — protein MKKNIILFIGLVCAVLAVGIVGTAIAASHEPQDNNTTGITPELIVSVEKTATVSAGEQVKFIVPGNPTTGYRWIVTDADGLNVTEEFIQATQEEGMVGVGGWQVFVLTAENAGTYTFTAEYKRSWETDAEPVYTFTQTVVVTESSGEAAEEPVYVISFDGMMNPQVNEVVKIIVPGNPTTGYVWNAAAADGLKILKSEYLPDEHEEGMTGVGGTYVWYVTAENAGTYTFGAEYKRSWETTAAEQFTVNLTFIE, from the coding sequence ATGAAGAAAAACATTATACTCTTCATTGGCCTTGTTTGTGCAGTGCTCGCAGTGGGCATTGTAGGCACGGCAATTGCGGCCAGTCATGAGCCGCAGGACAATAACACCACAGGAATAACTCCGGAACTCATCGTCTCCGTTGAAAAGACTGCAACTGTTTCCGCAGGCGAACAGGTGAAGTTCATCGTTCCCGGTAATCCGACAACCGGCTACCGCTGGATTGTAACAGATGCCGACGGTCTGAACGTGACCGAGGAGTTTATCCAGGCAACTCAGGAAGAAGGCATGGTCGGAGTTGGAGGCTGGCAGGTCTTTGTCCTGACAGCAGAAAACGCAGGAACCTACACCTTCACCGCTGAGTACAAACGGTCATGGGAAACTGATGCAGAGCCAGTCTATACCTTTACCCAGACGGTCGTCGTGACGGAGTCTTCAGGCGAAGCAGCAGAGGAGCCGGTATATGTCATCTCCTTTGACGGAATGATGAATCCGCAGGTAAATGAAGTGGTAAAGATCATTGTTCCCGGCAATCCGACAACCGGCTATGTCTGGAACGCAGCCGCAGCAGACGGTCTGAAGATTCTGAAATCAGAGTACCTCCCTGACGAGCATGAAGAGGGTATGACCGGTGTTGGCGGAACCTACGTCTGGTACGTGACCGCAGAGAATGCAGGAACCTACACCTTCGGTGCAGAGTACAAGCGCTCGTGGGAAACGACTGCGGCTGAGCAGTTCACCGTGAATCTGACCTTCATTGAATAA
- a CDS encoding elongation factor EF-2: MSRGKKMVEKITDLMNEPQYIRNIGIVAHIDHGKTTLSDNLLSGAGMISEELSGKACWMDSDEEEQARGITIDASNVSMVHTVGDHEYLINMIDTPGHVDFGGDVTRAMRAVDGAVVVVDSVEGPMPQTETVLRQALKEGVHPVLFINKVDRLINELKVDPQEMMIRLGKVIDKVNKLIKGMNEDLYNNGGWKLDPMKGNVAFGSALYNWAISIPYMKKSGVSLQTIIDKCNEGDAKYLAKTSPLHAVLLDMVVTFLPNPLQAQGKRCHIIWHGDVESEIGKAMYACDSKGPAAMMVTDISFDKHAGEVATGRLFSGTLTRGMEVYISGTAGKPNRLQQVGIFMGPTRVDVDKVVAGNIAAVTGMSDAIVGSTVSSLKEMTPFESLKHYSEPVMTVAVEAKNTKDLPKLIEVLRQVAKEDPTVRVNINEETGEHLIAGMGELHLEVVTGRIKRDKGVDIVTSPPIVVYRETVSKALDGTVEGKSPNRHNRFFLSVEPMPQNILEAIQSNEVSMNMDNIARRDALAALGLDKDEAKNVKDIYGSNMLIDCTKGIQYLNETMELVIDGLHEALDGGPLADEQVQNVLIKLHDVKLHEDAIHRGPGQVIPAVRGGLKAALLMAGDTLLEPMQRIQITVPQDQMGAAISQIQGRRGQLSTTEAEGDQIVVNGEAPVAELFGFAGDIRSATEGRAMWSTEFAGFSPVPQGMLSEIVIGIRKRKGLKDQIPTPKDYLE, from the coding sequence ATGTCACGCGGAAAGAAGATGGTTGAGAAGATTACTGACCTCATGAACGAGCCTCAGTACATCCGTAATATCGGTATCGTTGCACACATTGACCACGGAAAGACCACCCTCTCTGATAACCTCCTCTCCGGAGCAGGAATGATCAGTGAGGAGCTTTCCGGTAAGGCATGCTGGATGGACTCTGACGAGGAAGAACAGGCACGTGGAATCACTATTGATGCATCCAACGTGTCCATGGTTCACACTGTCGGTGACCACGAGTACCTCATTAACATGATTGATACTCCCGGTCACGTCGACTTCGGTGGGGACGTTACCCGTGCAATGCGTGCGGTTGACGGCGCTGTCGTGGTCGTCGACTCTGTTGAGGGTCCGATGCCGCAGACCGAGACGGTTCTGCGTCAGGCACTCAAAGAGGGCGTCCACCCGGTTCTGTTCATTAACAAGGTTGACCGCCTTATCAATGAACTGAAGGTTGACCCGCAGGAGATGATGATCCGCCTTGGTAAGGTTATTGACAAGGTCAACAAGCTTATCAAAGGAATGAACGAGGATCTCTACAACAACGGCGGCTGGAAGCTTGACCCGATGAAGGGAAACGTTGCGTTCGGTTCCGCTCTCTATAACTGGGCAATCTCGATTCCGTACATGAAGAAGTCCGGTGTGAGTCTTCAGACGATCATCGACAAGTGTAACGAGGGCGATGCAAAGTACTTAGCAAAGACCTCACCGCTGCACGCAGTTCTTCTTGACATGGTCGTTACCTTCCTGCCGAACCCGCTTCAGGCACAGGGTAAGAGATGCCACATTATCTGGCACGGCGATGTTGAGTCTGAGATCGGTAAGGCAATGTATGCCTGCGACTCAAAGGGTCCGGCAGCCATGATGGTTACTGACATCTCCTTTGACAAGCATGCAGGAGAGGTTGCAACCGGCAGACTGTTCTCCGGAACTTTGACCCGTGGTATGGAGGTCTACATCTCCGGTACTGCAGGTAAGCCGAACAGACTTCAGCAGGTTGGTATCTTCATGGGTCCGACCCGTGTGGATGTGGACAAGGTTGTTGCAGGAAATATTGCTGCAGTTACCGGTATGAGCGATGCGATTGTCGGATCAACCGTGTCTTCCTTAAAGGAGATGACACCGTTCGAGTCACTGAAGCACTACTCCGAGCCGGTTATGACTGTTGCAGTTGAAGCAAAGAACACCAAAGATCTGCCGAAGCTGATTGAGGTTCTACGCCAGGTTGCAAAGGAAGACCCGACTGTCCGTGTTAACATTAACGAGGAGACCGGAGAACACCTTATCGCAGGTATGGGCGAGCTGCACCTTGAGGTCGTTACCGGCCGTATCAAGAGAGACAAAGGTGTGGACATTGTTACGTCCCCGCCAATCGTTGTGTACCGTGAGACTGTTTCAAAGGCACTCGACGGAACTGTTGAGGGTAAGTCTCCGAACAGACACAACAGGTTCTTCCTGTCTGTTGAGCCGATGCCGCAGAATATTCTTGAGGCAATTCAGTCGAACGAAGTTTCGATGAATATGGACAACATTGCCCGCCGTGATGCACTCGCAGCACTTGGTCTTGACAAGGATGAGGCAAAGAACGTGAAGGATATCTATGGCTCGAACATGCTCATCGACTGCACGAAAGGTATTCAGTACCTGAATGAGACGATGGAGTTAGTCATTGATGGTCTGCACGAGGCACTGGACGGCGGACCGCTTGCAGATGAGCAGGTGCAGAATGTTCTCATTAAGCTCCACGATGTGAAGCTGCACGAGGATGCTATCCACCGTGGTCCGGGACAGGTTATTCCGGCGGTCCGCGGCGGTCTGAAGGCTGCTCTTCTGATGGCAGGCGACACGCTGCTTGAGCCGATGCAGAGAATCCAGATCACTGTTCCGCAGGATCAGATGGGTGCGGCAATTTCCCAGATTCAGGGACGCCGTGGTCAGCTGTCCACGACCGAGGCCGAGGGTGACCAGATTGTGGTCAACGGCGAGGCACCGGTTGCTGAGCTGTTCGGTTTCGCTGGAGATATCCGCTCTGCAACGGAAGGCCGCGCCATGTGGTCTACTGAGTTCGCAGGATTCTCTCCGGTTCCGCAGGGTATGCTTTCTGAGATCGTTATCGGTATCAGAAAGAGAAAGGGTCTCAAAGACCAGATCCCAACCCCGAAGGATTACCTCGAGTAA
- a CDS encoding 30S ribosomal protein S7: MTEEQTATSKILLFNKWDTSEVVVKDAGLIRYVTVTSTEVPSSCGRLTQQQFTKSQMAIVERLINRLMQTETNTGKKQMCTRMVMDAFDEINKKTKQNPLQVLVDAISNAGPREETVRLKYGGINVPKSVDSAPIRRVNTALRYIAMATWKGSHKTKKPAYQVLANELIMAAKGDAKCFSVGRKEEVERIAKSAR, translated from the coding sequence ATGACCGAAGAACAGACTGCAACCAGCAAGATCCTGCTGTTCAACAAGTGGGATACCAGCGAAGTTGTTGTAAAAGATGCAGGTCTTATCCGCTATGTCACGGTTACCTCAACCGAGGTCCCGAGCTCCTGCGGCAGACTGACCCAGCAGCAGTTCACCAAAAGCCAGATGGCAATTGTTGAGCGGCTTATCAACCGTCTGATGCAGACGGAAACGAACACCGGCAAAAAGCAGATGTGCACCCGTATGGTTATGGATGCCTTCGATGAGATCAACAAGAAGACCAAGCAGAACCCGCTTCAGGTCCTCGTTGATGCAATCTCCAACGCCGGCCCCCGCGAAGAGACCGTCCGTCTGAAGTACGGCGGTATCAACGTCCCGAAATCCGTGGACTCCGCACCTATCCGCCGTGTCAACACAGCACTCCGCTACATTGCCATGGCAACCTGGAAAGGTTCCCACAAAACCAAGAAGCCGGCATATCAGGTGCTTGCCAATGAGTTGATCATGGCAGCAAAGGGAGATGCAAAATGCTTCTCGGTCGGAAGGAAGGAAGAAGTCGAGCGGATTGCGAAGTCTGCTCGGTAA
- a CDS encoding 30S ribosomal protein S12, with protein MGQGKFAARKLVRSAKKFRWSDSVYARRALKLKLKADPLEGAPLGRAIVLEKVGVEAKQPNSAIRKCVRVQLIKNGRQVTAFAVGDGAINFIDEHDEVTICGIGGRAGRSMGDIPGVRFVVIGVNGVTLNELVIGRKEKARR; from the coding sequence ATGGGACAGGGAAAATTCGCAGCAAGAAAGCTTGTTCGCTCCGCCAAGAAATTCCGGTGGAGTGATTCAGTCTATGCGCGCAGAGCGCTCAAACTGAAGCTGAAAGCAGACCCGCTTGAAGGCGCACCGCTCGGACGTGCAATCGTTCTTGAGAAAGTTGGTGTTGAAGCAAAACAGCCGAACTCGGCAATCAGAAAGTGTGTTCGTGTTCAGCTGATCAAAAACGGCCGCCAGGTCACTGCATTCGCAGTGGGTGACGGTGCAATCAACTTCATCGATGAACACGATGAAGTCACTATCTGCGGTATCGGCGGTCGTGCAGGACGTTCCATGGGAGATATTCCCGGAGTCCGTTTCGTCGTTATCGGTGTCAACGGTGTCACCCTCAATGAGCTTGTCATCGGACGCAAAGAGAAGGCACGGAGGTAA
- a CDS encoding 6-carboxytetrahydropterin synthase: MATRIFKETHFDASHRLMHYQGKCSRLHGHRWGVEVWMEGIIDATSKILIDYNIVKQVVEVYDHQVILNKDDPLAAAILPFQQPVLTNGDPTSELLAEDIRYRLNSFCRENNMDAHVTKVRVWESDGCYAEVDAE, encoded by the coding sequence ATGGCTACCCGGATATTTAAAGAAACACATTTTGATGCATCCCACCGTCTGATGCATTATCAGGGTAAATGCTCCCGCCTGCATGGACACCGCTGGGGAGTTGAGGTCTGGATGGAAGGAATCATTGATGCGACTTCAAAGATTCTGATCGACTACAATATTGTAAAGCAGGTCGTGGAGGTGTACGATCATCAGGTGATTCTGAACAAGGATGATCCTCTGGCAGCGGCGATTTTGCCGTTCCAGCAGCCGGTCTTAACGAACGGTGACCCGACAAGCGAGCTTCTTGCTGAGGATATCAGATATCGGCTGAACAGTTTCTGCCGCGAGAATAATATGGACGCTCATGTAACAAAAGTCCGGGTCTGGGAGTCTGACGGCTGTTACGCCGAGGTTGATGCGGAATGA
- a CDS encoding 7-carboxy-7-deazaguanine synthase QueE: MKITETFVSLQGEGLRQGMPCMFVRLAGCNLHCAWCDTEYALGNAIGVEMTAEEVMEAAIASGVSYVCITGGEPLLQKEELVPLVAAMHEAGVTIDIETNGTVPFGELQDYASVCMDVKCPSSGEMSDLSLLASLRETDTVKFVIGDEADYLYMVEVLAANPKLRAPVCITPVYGTDTKWLVETIIAEKLPVRFQLQLHKMVNVA, translated from the coding sequence ATGAAGATCACCGAGACGTTTGTGAGTCTCCAGGGTGAAGGGCTTCGTCAGGGTATGCCCTGTATGTTTGTCCGGCTTGCAGGATGCAATCTTCACTGTGCGTGGTGTGATACAGAGTACGCTCTTGGCAATGCAATCGGTGTTGAGATGACTGCTGAAGAGGTTATGGAGGCAGCGATTGCATCAGGAGTTTCGTATGTCTGCATCACTGGCGGTGAACCGCTGCTCCAGAAAGAGGAGCTTGTTCCTCTGGTTGCGGCGATGCATGAGGCAGGCGTCACGATTGATATTGAGACGAACGGAACGGTTCCGTTTGGTGAGCTGCAGGATTATGCTTCCGTTTGTATGGATGTGAAGTGTCCGTCGTCAGGCGAGATGAGTGATCTGTCGCTGCTTGCTTCTCTTCGCGAGACCGATACGGTGAAGTTTGTGATCGGTGATGAGGCGGATTATTTGTATATGGTTGAGGTGCTTGCGGCGAATCCGAAGCTTCGTGCTCCGGTCTGTATTACTCCGGTGTACGGAACTGATACGAAGTGGCTGGTTGAGACGATCATTGCAGAAAAGCTCCCGGTCAGGTTCCAGCTTCAGCTACATAAAATGGTGAATGTTGCATGA
- the queC gene encoding 7-cyano-7-deazaguanine synthase QueC — MKAVCLMSGGMDSTTLAYVAKDMGYEILALHMNYGQRTQHKELACARRAAQTLDAVDFVEISLDYFTKFGMSSLTDMDIAVEEGTLGRADRPNTYVPFRNANLISIATSYCESRDGDAVFIGVQSGDHIGYPDCTPEFIAAMQNVIKIGTQTEKEIKLLTPFVSMNKTDILREGLRLGVPYEDTWSCYDTEDTACGVCSSCLSRMKAFADLGIEDPIPYANR; from the coding sequence ATGAAGGCTGTCTGTCTGATGTCGGGCGGCATGGACTCAACGACGCTCGCGTATGTTGCGAAGGATATGGGATATGAGATTCTGGCGCTTCACATGAATTACGGCCAGCGGACGCAACATAAGGAACTTGCCTGCGCCCGCCGTGCTGCACAAACTCTTGATGCGGTGGATTTTGTTGAGATCTCGCTTGATTATTTTACAAAGTTCGGGATGAGCAGTCTGACTGATATGGATATCGCGGTGGAAGAGGGGACGCTCGGTCGGGCAGATCGTCCGAATACGTATGTGCCGTTCAGAAATGCGAATCTGATTTCGATCGCAACGTCGTACTGTGAGTCGCGTGACGGCGATGCGGTGTTTATTGGTGTGCAGTCGGGAGATCACATCGGGTATCCGGACTGTACTCCTGAGTTTATTGCGGCGATGCAGAATGTGATCAAAATCGGAACGCAGACGGAAAAGGAGATCAAGCTGCTGACGCCGTTTGTGTCGATGAACAAGACCGATATTCTTCGTGAGGGGCTGCGGCTTGGTGTGCCGTACGAGGATACGTGGTCCTGTTATGATACTGAGGATACGGCGTGCGGTGTGTGCAGCTCCTGTCTTTCACGGATGAAGGCGTTTGCAGATCTGGGAATCGAGGATCCTATCCCGTATGCTAATCGTTGA
- a CDS encoding N-acetyltransferase yields the protein MIIRPENPKEFEELYQLIETAFKTAEVASGTEQEFADRLRAGENYIPDLALVAEADGKIIGHVMFTKLRITGGTREHTVLILAPIAVVKEFRGQGVGSTLIREGFVRAKALGYDAVILVGSPLYYGRFGFTELAGFGIRHSEDFPSMYVLGVELRPGALAGINGYVEFPT from the coding sequence ATGATCATCAGACCAGAAAACCCGAAAGAGTTTGAAGAACTCTATCAGCTGATCGAAACAGCATTCAAAACCGCCGAGGTAGCATCCGGAACCGAGCAGGAGTTCGCGGACCGTCTTCGTGCAGGAGAAAATTATATTCCTGACCTTGCACTCGTTGCAGAGGCGGACGGAAAAATTATCGGCCATGTCATGTTCACGAAGCTTCGAATCACGGGAGGCACACGGGAACATACTGTTCTCATTCTCGCACCAATCGCAGTGGTGAAAGAGTTCCGCGGTCAGGGCGTCGGCTCGACTCTCATTCGTGAGGGCTTTGTTCGTGCAAAAGCTCTCGGCTACGATGCGGTAATTCTTGTCGGCAGTCCCTTGTACTATGGCCGCTTCGGCTTCACCGAACTTGCAGGATTTGGTATCCGTCACTCGGAGGATTTTCCATCCATGTATGTTCTCGGAGTTGAACTGAGGCCCGGAGCTCTTGCAGGCATCAATGGATACGTGGAGTTTCCCACATAG
- a CDS encoding NUDIX hydrolase produces MPIIYDTPRLKISTKPVHLPNGFDREYLFVEPVPAVCILPTDEHFVYLIRQYRAVIDSYIYEVPAGGMEPEDTDPVVAARRELAEEAKFFAEELIPRGFVYSSPGFCTEKLWLYEARGLSLCDTYCCDEDEIIEVVRVKKEEALQMAIDGRICDAKTIALLMRSLL; encoded by the coding sequence ATGCCGATCATTTACGATACCCCGCGTCTGAAAATTTCCACAAAACCTGTACATCTCCCGAATGGTTTTGATCGTGAGTACTTATTCGTCGAACCGGTCCCTGCGGTCTGCATTCTTCCAACCGACGAACATTTTGTGTATCTCATCCGCCAGTACAGAGCAGTGATCGACTCATACATCTACGAAGTACCGGCAGGCGGCATGGAGCCTGAGGATACTGATCCAGTCGTTGCCGCACGGCGTGAGCTTGCCGAAGAGGCGAAGTTTTTCGCTGAAGAACTTATCCCGCGTGGATTTGTCTACTCGTCTCCGGGATTCTGCACGGAAAAACTCTGGCTGTATGAGGCACGCGGCCTTTCTTTGTGTGATACATACTGCTGTGACGAGGATGAGATCATCGAGGTTGTCCGCGTGAAAAAAGAAGAAGCTTTGCAGATGGCAATCGACGGACGCATCTGCGATGCGAAAACGATCGCGCTTTTGATGAGAAGCCTGCTCTGA
- a CDS encoding tyrosine-type recombinase/integrase: MTKLSVTDYVNTKRTKNTKSVVRGSLTQFFRHVSKQQLLTKDLDTYSLQYLENSSIDQIFADANSYFDSIYSLSPKTISLRIGFLIHYLKMNDIAFSAAQDSILSGRLPRSVTVHDEDYLTTERLRSVLAQSDVMMRAIILVLASSGMRIGEVLSFDISQMHGNEIHMRASQMKGQKPHVYFISVEAVQAVNEWLKVRDVFATRALLKTKKCLGHSSVISSCVFPYSYSSIGVKFTLVMQKAGLYERDMVTRRGRITLHSIRKWTDSTMKIHISSNLANALIGHFEAGDSSYRRYTREQLREAYAKVEPYLTILAPQEYADLKSETQQQLASHDKLLVGLMEENYQIKADNKVIKDTLNSLVRLLDTEK, encoded by the coding sequence ATGACTAAACTCTCCGTTACTGACTATGTGAATACGAAACGAACTAAGAATACAAAGTCTGTAGTTCGTGGATCACTCACTCAATTTTTCAGACATGTTTCAAAACAGCAGTTGCTGACGAAAGACCTTGATACTTATTCGTTGCAGTATTTGGAAAATAGCTCTATTGATCAAATATTTGCGGATGCGAATTCTTATTTCGATTCGATTTATTCGTTATCTCCAAAAACAATTTCATTACGAATTGGGTTTTTAATTCATTATTTGAAGATGAATGATATTGCGTTTTCTGCTGCACAGGACTCTATTTTGTCTGGTAGACTTCCTCGTTCGGTTACAGTTCATGATGAGGATTACCTGACAACCGAACGGCTTAGATCTGTCCTTGCTCAGTCGGATGTTATGATGAGGGCGATTATTTTAGTTCTGGCGAGTTCTGGAATGCGCATTGGAGAGGTGCTTTCCTTTGATATTTCACAGATGCATGGGAATGAAATTCATATGCGTGCTTCTCAGATGAAGGGGCAAAAACCACACGTTTATTTTATCTCTGTGGAAGCTGTGCAAGCGGTGAATGAGTGGTTAAAGGTTCGGGATGTTTTTGCTACACGTGCCTTGCTAAAAACGAAAAAATGTTTGGGGCATTCTTCGGTTATTTCGTCCTGTGTATTTCCGTATTCGTACTCTTCGATTGGTGTTAAGTTTACCTTAGTTATGCAAAAAGCCGGTTTGTATGAACGTGATATGGTGACGAGACGAGGTAGAATTACTCTTCATTCTATTCGAAAGTGGACGGATTCCACAATGAAAATTCACATTTCATCAAATCTTGCCAATGCACTCATTGGCCACTTTGAAGCAGGTGATTCATCTTATCGTCGCTATACTCGTGAGCAGCTCCGCGAAGCTTATGCGAAGGTGGAGCCATATCTTACGATTCTTGCACCACAGGAGTATGCAGATCTGAAGAGCGAGACACAGCAGCAGCTGGCATCTCATGATAAGCTGCTTGTGGGATTGATGGAAGAAAATTACCAGATAAAAGCGGACAATAAGGTCATTAAGGACACGCTTAATTCTCTTGTTCGTTTGTTAGACACAGAGAAATAA
- a CDS encoding rolling circle replication-associated protein: MEGKTLNIDGYDTFSCKPVTMELEYVHRFTESYLKGLLWKFSRLEEWYKEHKTPVYLLSLTTSSKNKTIREAFDVLREGWRNLAHVLRKMRQEKGMQIEYIYVYEPHKSGYPHIHVALFGNLTDDDVERLRRLWSDKYKIGSYEHGLNISLPRKHQEIHHVRAYILEYVKKSIDLSNVTVPHFVFLAVLWSFYDKSQWSWKIPYWTASGTFAPKSTGGGAFRLWGASRQLTQIMKFDAKEIDATQNGVQYARFGGQIPEVIVRLSKESLRNFLSENGL, encoded by the coding sequence ATGGAGGGAAAAACGCTAAATATTGATGGATATGACACATTTAGCTGTAAGCCTGTAACGATGGAACTTGAGTATGTTCATCGCTTTACTGAATCGTATCTGAAGGGTTTGCTCTGGAAATTTTCGCGACTGGAAGAATGGTATAAAGAGCACAAAACGCCGGTTTACTTGCTTAGTTTGACTACATCAAGCAAAAATAAGACTATCAGGGAAGCGTTTGACGTTTTGCGGGAAGGCTGGCGAAATCTGGCGCATGTGCTGCGGAAAATGAGGCAGGAAAAAGGGATGCAAATTGAATATATTTACGTTTACGAGCCGCATAAATCGGGATATCCTCATATTCATGTGGCTCTGTTTGGTAATCTGACCGATGATGATGTAGAGCGTCTGCGGCGGCTTTGGAGCGACAAATACAAAATCGGATCTTATGAGCACGGTCTGAACATTTCACTTCCGCGGAAGCATCAAGAAATTCATCATGTCCGCGCATACATCTTGGAATATGTCAAGAAGAGTATTGATTTATCGAACGTAACTGTCCCGCATTTCGTATTCCTTGCCGTTCTTTGGAGTTTTTACGACAAAAGCCAATGGTCTTGGAAAATTCCTTATTGGACTGCAAGCGGCACATTTGCCCCAAAAAGCACGGGCGGCGGAGCCTTCCGGCTCTGGGGAGCATCACGGCAACTCACCCAAATTATGAAATTTGACGCCAAAGAAATCGATGCAACGCAGAACGGCGTTCAATATGCAAGATTTGGCGGTCAAATACCCGAAGTCATCGTTCGTTTATCGAAAGAAAGTCTAAGGAACTTCCTTTCTGAAAACGGACTGTGA
- a CDS encoding cation diffusion facilitator family transporter — protein sequence MIIDTEENNRKKQNAARLSVFSNLFLTAAKIVTGMSIGSVSIISEGIHSGMDLLASCIAYFSVRKSSEPPDADHAFGHGKYEDASGLIEALLIVLAAGIIIWEAVQKLIHGEDLISFELLYAGMIVMGISAVMNFFVSQKLMRVAKETESIALESDAWHLRTDVLTSVGVLAGLVLIQLTHLVFLDSVIAIIVALLILREAYFLIRRSFADLMDQSLEPEEIERIEVIICRYANEYTNFHSLKTRRSGPGRFVEFHLMMPHATPLKEAHAVLKEIEHDLQNEIPRIAVIVHLDPCDGRCGGPVCSFVCKREK from the coding sequence GTGATCATAGACACCGAGGAGAATAACCGGAAAAAACAGAATGCTGCCCGGTTGTCCGTATTTTCCAATCTGTTTCTGACTGCTGCAAAGATTGTGACCGGTATGTCGATAGGCTCGGTCAGTATTATCTCTGAAGGCATTCATTCAGGAATGGATCTCCTTGCTTCATGCATTGCCTACTTTTCGGTGCGGAAATCTTCTGAGCCTCCAGACGCAGATCATGCGTTCGGTCACGGGAAGTACGAGGATGCGTCGGGCCTGATTGAGGCTCTCTTAATTGTTCTTGCGGCAGGCATCATCATCTGGGAAGCGGTGCAGAAGCTGATTCACGGAGAGGATCTGATCTCGTTTGAACTGCTGTATGCTGGTATGATTGTGATGGGAATTTCTGCGGTGATGAACTTTTTTGTGTCGCAGAAACTGATGCGGGTTGCAAAGGAGACCGAGTCGATCGCTCTTGAGAGCGATGCATGGCATCTGCGAACCGATGTTCTGACGTCTGTCGGTGTGCTTGCAGGACTTGTTCTGATTCAGCTGACGCACTTGGTGTTCCTTGATTCGGTTATTGCGATCATTGTTGCGCTGCTGATTCTTCGTGAGGCGTACTTCCTGATCCGCAGAAGTTTTGCGGATCTGATGGATCAGAGTCTTGAGCCTGAGGAGATCGAGAGAATTGAGGTGATCATCTGCCGGTATGCAAACGAGTACACGAACTTCCACAGTCTGAAGACACGCAGGTCCGGGCCCGGACGGTTTGTTGAGTTTCATCTGATGATGCCGCACGCAACTCCTCTCAAAGAGGCGCATGCGGTACTCAAGGAGATCGAACATGATCTTCAGAATGAGATTCCCCGCATTGCGGTTATTGTGCATCTTGATCCGTGCGACGGGAGATGTGGCGGCCCTGTGTGTTCGTTTGTGTGCAAACGAGAGAAATAA